A single Phycisphaerae bacterium DNA region contains:
- a CDS encoding acyl-CoA dehydrogenase family protein: MPGVDRNDGHAPAPVQEAIYPQVFSGPRPSAGSEVYLREPLAQKLAEFFERKGLPALKEEDQREQWYEDWLAYQSAHQLYARLLAPREFSRMASEFDLLRYTRFLEVFAYFSPAHGYSLQVSFLGLCAILMGDNMALKRESVAALEAGGLLAFGVSERGHGSDLLGNEFTVTEAGPDRFKANGAKYYIGNSNAAALIAILAKKVNPRSAAHARRAPFVLIALRPNKAKGYRSVRKIRTFGVRAAHVGEFEVKDHELPSTDVIAEGRQAWDAIFGTVALGKFFLGFGSIGICERAFEEAAAHLRARVLYGQPAIDMPHLRATMVQAYARLTAMKLYAYRALDYVHAASAADRRYLLFAAVQKAKLSTEGVKVMALLSECIGAKGFESDTYFEMALRDVQLIPGLEGSTHINLGLTTHFIPRYFAEADPSLAEPKSLVAGEIPAGENAFLMEARTSAVNEIGFPCFLEAYRPLMSIANVRMFVQAAKAFQLFVRKREMDRTARADRPLTLALGHCLATIAYGQLAAENAVRLHVPAEIVAVMFHALVCDFNAAALALASRAEREAIPSFLFRRLISVPRIADQDRAFVATRMEGSGDSPGRAG; encoded by the coding sequence GTGCCCGGCGTCGACAGGAATGACGGCCACGCCCCTGCGCCCGTTCAGGAGGCGATCTACCCGCAGGTCTTCTCCGGGCCGCGGCCGTCGGCCGGTTCAGAGGTCTATCTTCGCGAACCACTGGCTCAAAAGCTCGCCGAGTTTTTCGAGCGCAAGGGTCTGCCGGCGCTCAAAGAGGAGGATCAGCGCGAGCAGTGGTATGAGGACTGGCTTGCCTACCAGTCGGCTCATCAGCTTTACGCCCGCCTGCTCGCGCCGCGGGAGTTTTCGCGGATGGCATCGGAGTTTGACCTGCTCCGTTATACGCGATTTCTTGAGGTCTTTGCTTATTTCAGCCCCGCCCACGGTTATAGCCTCCAGGTTTCCTTCCTTGGACTCTGTGCGATTCTGATGGGGGACAACATGGCCTTGAAGCGCGAGTCCGTCGCCGCGCTGGAAGCGGGGGGGCTCCTGGCGTTCGGCGTCTCCGAGCGAGGTCATGGATCGGACCTGCTCGGCAACGAGTTTACGGTCACCGAAGCCGGCCCTGATCGCTTCAAGGCGAATGGCGCGAAGTACTACATCGGAAATTCCAATGCCGCAGCGCTCATCGCGATCCTGGCGAAAAAGGTAAATCCGCGCAGCGCCGCGCATGCCCGGCGGGCACCTTTTGTTTTGATCGCGCTGCGTCCCAATAAGGCAAAGGGATATCGCAGCGTGCGCAAGATCCGTACATTCGGGGTGCGGGCGGCGCACGTCGGCGAATTCGAGGTGAAGGACCATGAGTTGCCCTCAACGGACGTGATCGCCGAAGGCCGGCAGGCCTGGGACGCGATCTTCGGGACCGTGGCGCTGGGCAAGTTCTTTCTTGGATTTGGCTCGATAGGAATCTGCGAGCGTGCTTTCGAAGAGGCCGCCGCCCATTTGCGCGCTCGCGTGCTCTATGGCCAGCCGGCTATCGACATGCCGCACCTCCGCGCGACGATGGTGCAGGCGTATGCCCGTCTGACGGCGATGAAGCTCTACGCCTACCGGGCGCTGGATTACGTCCACGCCGCCAGTGCGGCCGACCGGCGCTATCTCCTGTTTGCCGCCGTGCAGAAGGCCAAGCTCAGCACAGAGGGCGTGAAAGTGATGGCGCTGCTCTCCGAGTGCATCGGCGCCAAGGGCTTCGAGTCGGACACCTATTTCGAGATGGCCCTGCGCGACGTGCAGCTCATTCCCGGCCTGGAAGGCAGCACCCACATCAATCTCGGCCTGACCACCCACTTTATTCCGCGCTATTTTGCCGAAGCGGACCCCTCCCTCGCCGAGCCGAAGTCACTGGTTGCCGGCGAGATTCCTGCGGGAGAAAACGCGTTTCTGATGGAGGCGCGAACGAGCGCCGTGAACGAGATCGGGTTTCCCTGTTTCCTCGAAGCCTACCGTCCGCTGATGTCGATCGCGAATGTCCGGATGTTCGTTCAAGCGGCGAAGGCGTTCCAACTCTTCGTCCGCAAACGCGAGATGGATCGAACCGCCCGCGCCGACAGGCCGCTGACCCTGGCGTTGGGGCACTGTTTGGCGACGATCGCTTACGGCCAACTGGCGGCGGAAAATGCGGTGCGCCTGCACGTTCCTGCCGAAATAGTGGCGGTCATGTTTCACGCGCTGGTCTGCGACTTCAATGCCGCGGCGCTGGCGCTCGCTTCCCGCGCAGAACGGGAAGCGATCCCGTCATTTTTATTCCGCCGGTTGATATCCGTTCCCAGAATCGCTGACCAGGATCGCGCATTCGTCGCCACGCGAATGGAAGGGAGCGGCGACTCCCCTGGGCGGGCCGGATGA
- a CDS encoding acyl-CoA desaturase — MDITVQSAIETQPTAEPASANAASAPLKFNNPDDFRRALRQRVDEYFADTGRRPRDCPQMYAKTAIILCGCGALYALLVFVAVSWWVTIPLAVALGLALAVAAFNIQHDGGHGAYSEHQWINKLASLTLDLLGGSSYMWARKHNTIHHSYTNVTGHDDDINLGVLGRLSPHQKHLSFHRLQHFYMWFLYGFLPVKWHVYDDFQNLVVGRIAGHRFPRPRGWDLVVLFGGKALFFSLALGLPMFFHPWWGVLALYGIASFVQGVALSVVFQMAHCVEEAAFPQPRPGTSRIESSWAEHQIETTVDFAPRNRLLAWLVGGLNFQVEHHLFPQICHIHYPALAKLVEETCHEFGLRYKASKTFLAGIASHYRWLRRMGMANAA; from the coding sequence GTGGACATTACGGTACAGTCAGCCATCGAAACCCAACCAACGGCGGAGCCGGCGAGCGCGAACGCCGCCTCGGCTCCTCTGAAATTCAATAATCCTGATGATTTTCGGCGGGCGCTTCGCCAGCGGGTGGACGAGTACTTTGCCGACACCGGCCGCAGGCCGCGCGACTGCCCGCAGATGTACGCCAAGACCGCCATCATTTTGTGCGGTTGCGGCGCCTTGTACGCCCTTCTCGTATTCGTCGCGGTCAGTTGGTGGGTCACGATTCCGTTGGCGGTCGCGCTGGGACTGGCGCTGGCGGTGGCCGCCTTCAATATTCAGCACGACGGCGGGCACGGCGCCTACTCCGAACACCAATGGATCAACAAGCTGGCTTCCCTGACGCTGGATCTGCTGGGCGGCAGCTCCTACATGTGGGCCCGAAAGCACAACACGATTCATCACAGCTACACGAACGTCACCGGTCACGACGACGACATCAACCTCGGCGTGCTCGGCCGGCTTTCGCCGCATCAGAAGCACTTGAGCTTTCACCGACTGCAGCACTTTTACATGTGGTTCCTGTACGGGTTCCTGCCCGTCAAGTGGCACGTCTATGATGACTTCCAGAATCTGGTCGTGGGGCGGATCGCCGGGCATCGATTTCCGCGTCCCCGGGGTTGGGATTTGGTAGTCCTTTTCGGCGGCAAGGCGCTGTTCTTCTCGCTGGCGCTCGGCCTCCCTATGTTTTTCCATCCGTGGTGGGGCGTGCTGGCGCTCTACGGGATTGCATCGTTTGTTCAAGGCGTCGCACTGAGTGTCGTATTTCAAATGGCGCACTGCGTCGAGGAGGCGGCCTTTCCTCAGCCGCGCCCGGGCACCAGCCGGATCGAGTCCAGTTGGGCCGAGCACCAGATTGAGACGACCGTGGATTTTGCTCCCCGTAATCGATTGCTGGCGTGGCTCGTCGGCGGGCTGAACTTTCAGGTTGAGCACCACCTCTTCCCGCAGATATGCCACATCCATTATCCGGCACTGGCCAAACTCGTGGAGGAAACCTGCCACGAGTTCGGACTCAGATACAAAGCCTCCAAAACATTTCTGGCGGGCATCGCTTCCCATTATCGCTGGCTGCGGCGGATGGGAATGGCGAACGCCGCTTAA
- a CDS encoding S8 family serine peptidase — translation MAWSTIKRQARSWPTWLRATRSFLICGLILLVGTSRATAQPMHGARFEMESLEDGARVAIVGDRTANEVEPAAETFVPGRVILKFKPGASDAGKQRAVGRAVGARAAAEIPQLGVTILELPATASETAQMHALRLEPEVEFAELDRVYPPADLLPNDYWYFGQWHLPKIAAPIAWGATTGNSGVIIAICDTGIDSTHPDLASKLVPGWNVYSNDADLTDQTGHGTSVAGAAAAASNNNVGVASPAWGCPIMPIRVSNSTGMATSTMIATGILWAADHGAKVVNVSFYGVNGDATVTSAAQYLQGRGGVMTAAAGNDGLFYSAADNPYILAVGATGSDDVLASFSSRGNYIDLTAPGAGIYTTARGGGYGSATGTSFSAPIAAGVAALVMSVRPELSPDQVQAVLKQSANDLGTTGWDSSYGWGRVNAAQAVALAAIYGGDTTLPTVSFSTPASGAGVSGTITVQVSAADNVGVASVKLFIDGTYFATASAPYAISWNTALFPNGAHTLLATATDAAGNMAVAQRSVTVNNTVTDTVAPTVAITSPTDQWIIQRSQRNLQVYVSASDNVSVTRVELYVDGVLKSTSTVAPFTTAWNTRSMPSGAHFVQCRAYDAAGNVGLSAPITVYN, via the coding sequence ATGGCTTGGAGCACAATCAAACGGCAAGCGAGGTCCTGGCCAACCTGGCTGCGTGCGACCCGTTCATTCCTGATCTGCGGGTTAATTCTTCTTGTCGGCACGTCGCGCGCGACGGCGCAACCGATGCACGGCGCGCGGTTCGAGATGGAATCGCTGGAGGACGGCGCCAGGGTCGCCATCGTCGGCGACCGCACTGCTAATGAAGTCGAGCCGGCGGCGGAGACGTTTGTTCCGGGCCGCGTGATTCTCAAGTTCAAGCCGGGCGCCTCGGATGCCGGCAAGCAGCGCGCCGTGGGCCGCGCAGTAGGCGCGCGCGCCGCGGCGGAAATCCCGCAACTTGGCGTGACCATACTGGAATTACCAGCGACGGCCAGCGAAACGGCGCAGATGCACGCCCTTCGCCTGGAGCCGGAGGTCGAATTCGCGGAATTGGACCGGGTTTATCCGCCGGCCGATCTCCTCCCGAACGACTACTGGTATTTCGGGCAATGGCATCTTCCCAAGATCGCCGCGCCGATCGCCTGGGGCGCGACGACGGGCAACAGCGGCGTGATTATCGCGATCTGTGATACGGGCATTGACTCCACGCATCCCGATCTGGCCTCGAAGCTCGTTCCCGGATGGAACGTCTACAGCAACGACGCGGACCTGACCGATCAAACGGGCCACGGCACGTCGGTGGCGGGGGCGGCGGCGGCGGCGAGCAACAACAACGTGGGCGTCGCTTCGCCGGCCTGGGGATGTCCGATCATGCCGATCCGAGTATCGAACAGCACGGGCATGGCGACGAGTACGATGATCGCGACCGGGATTCTCTGGGCCGCCGACCATGGGGCGAAGGTCGTCAACGTCAGCTTCTACGGCGTGAACGGCGACGCAACGGTGACGAGCGCGGCGCAGTACCTGCAAGGCAGGGGCGGCGTGATGACGGCGGCGGCGGGCAATGACGGCCTGTTCTACTCTGCGGCGGACAATCCCTACATTCTGGCGGTCGGGGCGACGGGATCGGACGATGTCCTGGCATCCTTTTCCAGCCGGGGCAACTACATCGACCTGACCGCGCCGGGCGCGGGGATCTACACGACGGCGCGCGGCGGGGGCTATGGATCGGCGACGGGGACCTCGTTTTCCGCGCCGATCGCGGCGGGCGTAGCGGCGCTGGTCATGTCGGTGCGGCCGGAGCTCAGCCCGGACCAGGTGCAGGCCGTGCTCAAGCAGTCGGCCAACGACCTCGGCACGACGGGATGGGATTCGAGCTACGGCTGGGGCCGCGTGAACGCGGCGCAGGCGGTGGCGCTGGCGGCGATTTACGGCGGTGATACAACGCTGCCGACCGTGAGCTTCAGCACGCCGGCGTCCGGCGCCGGCGTTTCGGGCACAATCACGGTGCAGGTCAGCGCCGCGGATAACGTGGGAGTTGCCTCGGTCAAGCTCTTCATCGACGGCACGTACTTCGCAACGGCGAGCGCGCCCTACGCGATCTCGTGGAACACCGCGCTGTTTCCCAACGGCGCGCACACCCTTCTGGCGACGGCGACGGACGCGGCGGGGAACATGGCGGTCGCGCAAAGAAGCGTGACGGTCAACAACACCGTGACGGACACGGTCGCGCCGACCGTCGCGATTACGTCGCCGACGGATCAATGGATCATCCAGCGCAGCCAAAGAAACCTGCAAGTCTACGTCAGCGCGAGCGACAACGTGAGCGTCACCCGCGTGGAGCTGTACGTGGACGGGGTTCTCAAATCGACCTCGACGGTGGCGCCGTTTACGACGGCGTGGAACACCCGAAGCATGCCGTCCGGCGCGCATTTCGTGCAATGCCGCGCGTACGACGCGGCGGGGAATGTTGGGCTGTCGGCGCCGATTACGGTTTACAACTAA
- a CDS encoding lysophospholipid acyltransferase family protein produces the protein MKSVALKSNPFSLSGSPSASGHRLSLRLAGPVLERALGLRGLGAIYDSARDAGGPAEFCEASLRYLNVKWEAAEEQIARIPRSGPLVVVANHPFGALEGVIIAALLLRIRPDVKLLANHLLDRIPELRPVLVSVDPFGGEEAAGRNRIPLRSAIDWVRGGGALAVFPAGEVAHLTLRDRHVAEPRWSATVGKIIRRTSANVVPVFFEGRNSAKFQALGLLHPRVRTALLPRELLNKRDRSIRVAIGRPIPVERLRRFERPSEIVEYLRLRTLMLADPCVSRAAGAAEFQNEGAATIAPAQDINSLHDEIARIPQGQQLAELGPMVVFCCPADSIPRVVKEIGRQREETFRRVGEGTGRGEDLDQFDEHYLHLFAWDREARRLVGAYRLGLSDKIVSQQGIDGIYTHTLFKFNRSLLDQLGPAIELGRSFVVAEYQRSFAPLLLLWKGIGRFLVTHPQYRILFGAVSISDEYESTTKRILMSFLRANCFDEALSAGIKPRNPPRFARLRRDEERLLSATIHGIDEVDELVQEIEADGRGVPILLRQYLKLNAKLLGFNVDPVFGNVLDGLFYVDLTTVERSLLDRYLGREAATAYLAYHRV, from the coding sequence ATGAAATCGGTGGCTCTGAAAAGTAATCCGTTTTCATTATCAGGGTCGCCGTCCGCCAGCGGTCATCGTCTGTCGCTGCGGTTGGCGGGTCCCGTGCTCGAAAGGGCGCTGGGGCTGCGGGGCCTCGGCGCGATCTACGATAGCGCCCGCGACGCCGGGGGGCCGGCGGAGTTTTGCGAGGCGTCATTACGTTATTTGAACGTGAAATGGGAAGCGGCCGAGGAGCAGATCGCGAGAATTCCACGGAGCGGACCGCTGGTCGTCGTGGCGAATCATCCGTTTGGAGCGCTCGAAGGAGTCATCATTGCCGCGCTGCTGTTACGTATCCGGCCAGATGTGAAGCTGCTGGCGAATCACTTACTCGACCGGATTCCGGAGCTGCGGCCTGTCCTGGTTTCCGTTGATCCATTTGGTGGAGAGGAAGCCGCCGGTCGGAACCGCATTCCCTTGCGAAGTGCCATCGATTGGGTGCGCGGCGGCGGGGCATTGGCGGTGTTTCCAGCAGGCGAGGTCGCGCACCTTACCCTCCGGGACCGTCATGTTGCCGAGCCGAGGTGGAGCGCGACGGTGGGGAAGATTATCCGCCGAACTTCGGCAAATGTCGTGCCTGTGTTCTTTGAGGGCCGCAACAGCGCGAAGTTTCAGGCGCTGGGATTGCTTCACCCCCGGGTTCGCACGGCGCTCCTGCCGCGGGAATTATTGAACAAGCGAGATCGTAGTATTCGCGTTGCGATTGGCCGTCCGATCCCTGTAGAACGATTGCGGAGATTCGAACGACCGTCGGAGATCGTAGAGTACCTGCGCCTGCGCACGTTAATGCTGGCCGATCCGTGCGTTTCGCGTGCCGCCGGCGCCGCCGAGTTTCAGAATGAGGGGGCCGCGACCATCGCGCCAGCGCAAGACATCAACAGCCTGCATGATGAGATTGCCCGCATTCCACAGGGGCAGCAGTTAGCGGAATTGGGGCCGATGGTCGTTTTTTGCTGTCCGGCCGATTCCATCCCGCGCGTCGTCAAAGAGATCGGCCGCCAAAGGGAGGAGACATTTCGGCGAGTCGGCGAGGGAACGGGTCGCGGCGAGGATCTCGACCAATTCGACGAACACTATTTACATCTGTTTGCATGGGATCGCGAGGCTCGCCGGCTCGTCGGGGCGTATCGACTGGGGTTGTCGGACAAAATCGTTTCTCAGCAAGGCATCGACGGGATTTACACGCACACGCTGTTCAAGTTCAACCGATCGTTGCTTGACCAATTAGGGCCGGCGATCGAATTGGGCCGGTCGTTCGTAGTCGCCGAATATCAACGCAGTTTCGCGCCGCTTCTTCTGCTGTGGAAAGGCATCGGCCGGTTCCTGGTCACGCACCCGCAGTATCGCATTCTATTTGGGGCGGTCAGCATCAGCGACGAATACGAATCGACGACGAAGCGGATTCTCATGTCATTCCTGCGGGCGAACTGTTTCGACGAGGCGCTTTCGGCAGGAATCAAGCCGCGGAATCCGCCTCGATTCGCGCGATTGCGTCGCGACGAGGAAAGACTGCTCAGTGCAACGATTCACGGCATCGACGAGGTGGACGAGCTTGTTCAGGAAATCGAGGCGGACGGACGCGGCGTCCCGATCCTGCTGCGGCAATACCTCAAACTGAACGCCAAGCTGCTGGGATTCAACGTCGATCCGGTCTTCGGGAACGTGCTCGACGGGCTGTTCTACGTCGACCTGACAACAGTTGAGCGCTCGCTTCTGGACCGTTACCTGGGGCGGGAAGCGGCCACGGCGTATCTCGCCTACCATCGCGTGTAA
- a CDS encoding VTT domain-containing protein, with protein MSFLAIIFGTFVSEDLTCIAVGLLIRRHELDAVIGVCGCFLGILVGDMGLWLLGRSFGATVLEWGPIKRRLPRHRIQTLGDWFDTRVGWLVLTSRFLPGTRLPTYVAAGVVGRRSWRFLFYAALAAALWTPLIVGTAALASEPVLRGLETVLGGGWVAVAAAVLLLFLIVKLLEFSGSAVGRARLKARIQRLWRWEFWPPWLFYIPVIPWIAYLSIRHRGFGTLTAANPGIPHGGFVGESKFDILRKLPDEWVTPTERLDAPTPEARLAQFDELVLGSTWSYPLIFKPDVGERGAGVKLIHTRDQAVCYLREAHDPILVQVYHPGPYEAGVFYYRLPGEARGRIFSITDKHFPVVVGDGHSTVEELIWNHPRYRMQADTFLARLNGQAEAVLAPGQCHRLVVAGNHCQGTMFLDGAPLITPELEQRIDQIARHFDGFHFGRFDIRFTDVEAFKAGRGFTIVELNGASSESTNIYDPSWRLTTAYRVLCRQWSLLFKIGAANRRLGHTTTSTRRLAGHARAYYRNRRIDTLSD; from the coding sequence ATGTCCTTCCTGGCCATCATCTTTGGCACGTTCGTCTCGGAGGACCTGACCTGCATCGCCGTCGGTTTGCTCATCCGTCGTCACGAATTGGACGCGGTAATAGGCGTGTGCGGCTGCTTCCTCGGCATCCTGGTCGGCGACATGGGCCTCTGGCTCTTGGGCCGGTCGTTCGGCGCGACGGTCCTTGAATGGGGTCCCATCAAACGGAGGCTTCCCCGTCATCGCATCCAAACCCTCGGCGACTGGTTCGACACCCGCGTGGGATGGCTCGTGTTGACCTCGCGTTTCTTGCCGGGCACTCGCCTGCCCACCTACGTCGCCGCCGGCGTCGTCGGGCGCAGGTCGTGGCGGTTCCTCTTCTATGCTGCGCTGGCCGCCGCGCTGTGGACGCCGCTGATTGTCGGCACGGCCGCCCTGGCGAGTGAGCCGGTCTTGAGAGGTTTAGAAACGGTCCTCGGCGGTGGGTGGGTCGCTGTCGCAGCGGCAGTCCTTCTGCTCTTTCTGATCGTGAAACTGCTCGAGTTTTCCGGCAGCGCGGTGGGGCGAGCGCGCCTCAAGGCCCGGATTCAGCGACTTTGGCGTTGGGAGTTCTGGCCCCCTTGGCTTTTTTATATCCCTGTCATCCCCTGGATCGCTTATCTCTCAATTCGGCATCGTGGATTTGGAACGCTGACCGCCGCCAATCCGGGTATACCCCACGGCGGCTTCGTCGGCGAATCCAAGTTCGACATCCTGCGAAAGTTGCCCGATGAATGGGTCACGCCGACCGAACGCCTCGACGCGCCGACGCCTGAAGCGCGACTGGCTCAGTTTGACGAACTCGTACTCGGGTCGACGTGGTCTTACCCGTTGATCTTCAAGCCAGACGTCGGCGAACGCGGCGCCGGCGTGAAGCTGATACACACTCGCGACCAGGCGGTTTGCTACCTGCGCGAGGCGCACGATCCTATTCTCGTCCAGGTCTATCACCCGGGTCCGTACGAGGCGGGCGTCTTCTATTATCGCCTCCCCGGCGAGGCCCGCGGCCGCATCTTTTCCATCACCGACAAACACTTTCCCGTCGTTGTAGGCGACGGACATTCGACCGTTGAGGAACTGATCTGGAATCATCCCCGCTATCGCATGCAGGCCGATACGTTTCTCGCCCGACTCAACGGTCAGGCCGAGGCGGTCTTGGCCCCAGGTCAATGCCACCGACTGGTCGTCGCCGGCAACCATTGCCAGGGCACGATGTTTCTCGACGGTGCCCCCCTCATCACGCCGGAGCTGGAGCAACGAATCGACCAAATCGCCCGGCACTTCGACGGCTTTCACTTCGGCCGCTTCGATATCCGCTTTACCGATGTCGAGGCCTTCAAGGCCGGTCGCGGGTTCACGATCGTCGAGCTGAACGGCGCCAGCTCCGAATCGACGAATATCTATGATCCGTCATGGCGCTTGACGACGGCGTATCGCGTCCTTTGCAGGCAGTGGTCGCTGCTCTTCAAGATCGGCGCGGCCAATCGCCGCCTCGGTCACACGACGACCTCAACGCGCCGACTCGCGGGCCACGCCCGTGCGTATTATCGAAATCGCCGTATCGACACACTGTCAGATTAA
- a CDS encoding NRDE family protein — translation MCTVSLIALDDAEVSGGLAGASAISSRGLRLACNRDESRNRPEARPPESRQCGDFKAIMPIDPVSDGTWIAVNEAGLIATLLNTYQRPAAEKAARDKSAFRSRGTIVPMMMTRGDAREAAAVIEKLNPQSFPPFLVIAVDGKNLVELTSDGRDFRRVDSSWDGCPLFYTTSGLGDEVVNPPRRALFDEFFSEAGALSSAQDRFHRHQWPDRPHISVCMSRAEARTVSTTIVEVGQNDVAMAYQPVPPSESRTSRCTSLARTQRV, via the coding sequence ATGTGTACAGTCAGCCTGATCGCGTTGGATGATGCTGAGGTTTCGGGCGGGTTGGCCGGCGCGTCGGCTATTTCAAGTCGGGGGCTTCGGCTGGCCTGCAATCGCGACGAATCGAGGAATCGACCGGAAGCTCGACCACCGGAGAGTCGGCAATGCGGCGATTTCAAGGCGATCATGCCGATCGATCCCGTGTCTGACGGCACGTGGATTGCCGTCAACGAGGCCGGGCTCATCGCCACGCTCCTGAATACCTATCAACGCCCTGCGGCCGAGAAAGCGGCGCGCGACAAGAGCGCGTTTCGCAGTCGGGGTACGATCGTGCCAATGATGATGACGCGCGGCGACGCGCGCGAAGCCGCCGCAGTGATTGAAAAGCTCAATCCCCAATCGTTTCCACCGTTCCTGGTCATTGCCGTCGACGGCAAAAACCTCGTCGAGCTGACCAGCGACGGTCGGGACTTCCGCCGAGTGGACTCGTCGTGGGATGGTTGCCCGCTGTTCTATACGACGTCCGGCCTGGGGGATGAAGTGGTTAATCCGCCGCGCCGTGCGTTGTTCGACGAGTTTTTTTCCGAAGCTGGCGCGCTCTCCAGTGCACAAGATCGATTTCACCGCCATCAATGGCCCGACCGACCGCACATAAGCGTTTGCATGTCACGCGCCGAAGCCCGCACCGTAAGCACCACGATCGTCGAGGTCGGTCAGAACGATGTGGCGATGGCGTATCAGCCCGTGCCGCCAAGCGAGAGCCGGACTTCCCGTTGCACTTCGCTGGCCCGAACGCAAAGGGTGTGA
- a CDS encoding DinB family protein, protein MNFAPDSLLAEDSRQSDPSIFQAIRAVIESLDALDDFISDLPDMQYAAKPANDMASVGSHVRHSLDHVAALVRGLADGFVDYDARQRGTEIERSPSAARERLAELRGVFERSVPVKERYLSVRSMLTPDGETVRAHSSWSRELVFVLNHTTHHQAMMAVAAQALGACVDPRFGFAPSTLAYLDRTPCVQSA, encoded by the coding sequence ATGAACTTCGCACCGGATTCACTGCTCGCGGAGGACAGCCGGCAAAGCGATCCTTCGATCTTCCAGGCCATTCGCGCCGTCATCGAATCGCTGGACGCGTTGGACGACTTTATCAGCGACCTGCCCGATATGCAGTATGCGGCCAAGCCGGCCAACGACATGGCGAGCGTCGGCAGCCACGTTCGCCACTCCCTCGATCACGTGGCGGCCCTGGTCCGGGGCCTCGCCGACGGATTTGTGGACTACGATGCACGGCAGCGCGGCACGGAAATCGAACGATCCCCGTCCGCCGCCCGAGAGCGGCTGGCCGAGCTTCGGGGCGTCTTCGAACGATCCGTGCCGGTCAAGGAGCGATACCTGAGTGTCCGTTCGATGTTGACGCCGGATGGCGAGACGGTGCGGGCCCATTCCAGTTGGAGCCGCGAACTCGTCTTCGTCCTCAATCACACGACGCACCACCAGGCCATGATGGCGGTCGCGGCCCAGGCGCTCGGCGCGTGCGTCGATCCGAGGTTCGGCTTCGCTCCGTCGACCCTGGCCTATCTCGATCGGACCCCATGTGTACAGTCAGCCTGA
- a CDS encoding DoxX family protein yields the protein MKTPETIPSVVVATSSRPAVIVSWVLQFVVAVILFQTLFFKFTAAEESVYIFTKLGMEPWGRIGSGLAELVAGILLLVPRTVICGSLVALGVISGAIVSHLTQLGIVVQGDGGLLFGLALVVFASSAGILLLRRREWNRWLVRFRGARSMTAGRQVVQ from the coding sequence ATGAAGACTCCTGAGACCATTCCGTCGGTGGTGGTGGCGACTTCCAGCCGCCCGGCCGTCATTGTAAGTTGGGTCCTTCAGTTCGTTGTCGCGGTGATACTTTTCCAAACACTGTTCTTCAAGTTTACCGCCGCAGAGGAATCCGTGTACATCTTTACAAAGCTCGGCATGGAACCGTGGGGCCGGATCGGCTCCGGCCTCGCCGAGTTGGTCGCCGGCATCCTTCTATTGGTTCCCCGGACCGTGATCTGCGGCAGCCTTGTCGCCTTGGGCGTCATTTCCGGAGCGATCGTCAGCCACCTTACCCAGCTCGGCATCGTCGTCCAAGGCGACGGCGGTCTGCTGTTTGGTCTGGCCCTGGTGGTATTTGCGTCTTCGGCGGGTATCCTCTTGTTGCGGAGACGGGAGTGGAATCGCTGGCTGGTCCGATTCCGCGGGGCCCGCTCCATGACCGCAGGGAGGCAGGTGGTTCAATGA